The following are encoded in a window of Cupriavidus oxalaticus genomic DNA:
- a CDS encoding type I restriction-modification system subunit M — protein sequence MTEFEKQKLGKTLWAIADQLRGAMNADDFRDYMLAFLFLRYLSDNYEAAAQKELGSDYPKLAESDRRAPLADWYAHNADDTAEFEKQMRRKVHYVIRPEYLWTSIAEKARTQDNELLHALQNGFAYIENESFASTFRGLFSEINLASDKLGKTYPERNARLCKIIAEIAKGLTQFSTNSDTLGDAYEYLIGEFAAGSGKKAGEFYTPQPISSILSAIVTLDGQEPATGRRPHMDSVLDFACGSGSLLLNVRHRMGPHGIGKIFGQEKNITTYNLARMNMLLHGVKDSEFEIFHGDTLLNEWDILRESNPAKMPKFDAVVANPPFSYRWEPTDALGEDVRFKNYGLAPKSAADFAFLLHGFHFLKQDGVMAIILPHGVLFRGGAEARIRTKLLKDGHIDTVIGLPANLFFSTGIPVCILVLKKCKKPDDVLFINAAEHFEKGKRQNQLLPEHIDKIIDTYQYRKEEARYSRRVSLDVIEKEHDFNLNISRYVSTAEAEEEIDLKTVHSELVLLDQKIKTATERHNEFLKELGLPLVPHGTPISSPK from the coding sequence ATGACTGAATTCGAAAAGCAAAAACTGGGCAAGACCCTCTGGGCGATTGCCGATCAACTGCGCGGCGCGATGAACGCGGACGACTTCCGCGATTACATGCTTGCCTTCTTGTTCCTGCGCTATCTGTCGGACAACTACGAGGCCGCTGCGCAAAAAGAACTGGGGTCGGACTATCCCAAGTTGGCTGAGAGCGACCGCCGGGCGCCGCTGGCGGACTGGTATGCGCATAACGCCGACGACACCGCTGAGTTTGAAAAGCAAATGCGCCGCAAGGTGCACTATGTGATCCGGCCAGAATACCTATGGACCAGTATTGCGGAAAAAGCCCGCACCCAGGACAATGAGCTGCTGCACGCCCTGCAAAACGGCTTCGCTTACATCGAGAACGAATCCTTCGCCAGTACCTTCCGGGGCCTATTCTCTGAGATCAATCTGGCTTCGGACAAGCTCGGCAAGACCTACCCCGAGCGCAATGCTCGGTTGTGCAAGATAATCGCCGAGATTGCCAAAGGGCTGACGCAGTTTTCCACCAACAGCGACACCTTGGGCGATGCCTATGAATACCTGATCGGCGAGTTCGCCGCAGGCTCCGGCAAGAAGGCTGGCGAGTTCTACACGCCGCAGCCGATTTCCAGCATCCTCTCGGCCATCGTCACGCTGGACGGGCAGGAGCCGGCAACGGGCCGGCGCCCACACATGGACAGCGTGCTGGATTTTGCCTGCGGCTCAGGGTCGCTGTTGCTCAACGTGCGCCACCGCATGGGGCCGCATGGCATCGGCAAGATCTTCGGCCAGGAAAAGAACATCACCACCTACAACCTGGCGCGCATGAACATGCTGCTGCACGGAGTCAAGGATTCGGAGTTCGAGATTTTCCACGGCGACACACTGCTCAACGAGTGGGACATACTGCGGGAAAGCAACCCGGCCAAGATGCCGAAGTTCGACGCCGTGGTGGCCAATCCGCCCTTCAGCTATCGCTGGGAACCGACCGATGCGCTGGGCGAGGATGTGCGCTTCAAGAATTACGGCCTGGCGCCCAAGTCCGCGGCGGATTTCGCGTTCCTGCTGCACGGCTTCCACTTCCTGAAGCAAGACGGGGTGATGGCCATCATCCTGCCGCACGGCGTGCTGTTCCGTGGCGGTGCCGAGGCGCGCATCCGCACCAAGCTGCTCAAGGATGGCCACATTGACACGGTGATTGGCCTGCCGGCCAACCTGTTCTTCTCCACCGGTATTCCGGTATGCATTCTGGTGCTGAAGAAGTGCAAGAAGCCCGACGACGTGTTGTTCATCAACGCCGCCGAGCACTTCGAGAAAGGCAAGCGGCAGAACCAGTTGCTGCCCGAGCATATCGACAAGATCATCGACACCTACCAGTACCGCAAGGAAGAGGCGCGTTATTCGCGGCGCGTGTCTCTGGATGTCATTGAGAAGGAACACGACTTCAACCTGAACATCTCGCGCTATGTCAGCACCGCAGAGGCAGAGGAAGAAATCGATCTCAAGACGGTCCATTCAGAACTGGTTTTGTTGGATCAAAAAATCAAGACGGCTACCGAGCGGCATAACGAATTCCTCAAGGAGTTAGGACTGCCTTTGGTACCTCATGGCACGCCGATTTCATCGCCGAAATAG
- a CDS encoding AAA family ATPase produces MKPGQSFADLPALAAQLRNELENKKTILLYAYNGTGKTRLSMAFKDIGKQGEEEKRDTLYFNAFTEDLFHWDNDLEGDSDRRLTLNAASRFFAGLAELEMDNRIRPLLRRYADFDFRIDTQEWAVRFSRTVDGQVVDNIKVSRGEENIFVWCFFLAVVELAMDPEIEAYRWVKYLYIDDPISSLDEHNAIAVANHLAQLLKRPESKLKTVLSTHHTLFFNVLCNELGKARKYFVNKNATGNGYVLREETGDTPFFHHVAALAELYQAAQEDRLFTHHFNMLRTILEKTASFHGHKNFSVCIKQEDDDPDGILHTRLINILSHGNYSLYEPQQMLDENKAYFRKILHDFLNRYPFNPEIFPQAVEVTGTP; encoded by the coding sequence ATGAAACCGGGCCAGTCCTTCGCCGACCTACCTGCGCTGGCGGCTCAACTACGGAACGAGCTGGAGAACAAGAAAACCATCTTGCTCTATGCCTACAACGGCACCGGCAAGACGCGGCTGTCCATGGCCTTCAAGGACATCGGCAAGCAAGGCGAGGAGGAAAAGCGCGACACGCTCTACTTCAACGCCTTCACCGAAGACCTGTTCCATTGGGACAACGATCTGGAAGGCGACAGCGACCGCAGGTTGACGCTCAACGCGGCCTCGCGATTTTTCGCCGGCCTGGCCGAGCTGGAGATGGACAACCGCATCCGCCCGTTGTTGCGGCGCTATGCGGACTTCGACTTCCGCATCGACACGCAGGAATGGGCGGTGCGCTTCTCGCGCACGGTGGACGGGCAGGTCGTCGACAACATCAAGGTGTCGCGCGGCGAGGAAAACATCTTTGTCTGGTGCTTCTTCCTTGCCGTCGTCGAGCTGGCCATGGACCCGGAGATCGAGGCTTACCGTTGGGTCAAGTACCTCTATATCGACGACCCGATTTCGTCGTTGGACGAGCACAACGCGATTGCCGTGGCCAACCACTTAGCGCAACTGCTCAAACGGCCAGAAAGCAAACTCAAGACCGTCCTTTCGACGCACCACACGCTGTTCTTCAATGTGCTGTGCAACGAGCTGGGCAAGGCCCGCAAGTATTTCGTCAACAAGAACGCAACAGGAAACGGCTACGTCTTGCGTGAGGAAACGGGCGACACACCGTTTTTCCACCACGTCGCCGCTTTGGCCGAGCTGTACCAGGCCGCGCAAGAAGATCGCCTGTTTACCCACCACTTCAATATGCTTCGCACCATTCTGGAAAAGACGGCGAGCTTTCACGGCCACAAGAACTTCTCGGTTTGCATCAAACAGGAAGACGATGACCCGGACGGCATCTTGCACACGCGCCTGATCAACATCCTGAGCCATGGAAATTATTCGCTCTACGAGCCCCAGCAGATGCTGGATGAGAACAAGGCCTATTTCAGGAAGATTCTGCATGACTTCCTGAATCGCTACCCCTTCAATCCCGAGATATTCCCTCAAGCTGTTGAGGTAACAGGCACACCATGA
- a CDS encoding restriction endonuclease subunit S produces MSNKDAGAMSEQKNEKNALVPRLRFPQFREAGEWQEKELAKFLTESRIEGSAGDIAKKITVKLWGKGVFAKQESIKGSENTKYYKRRAGQFIYSKLDFLNQAFGIVPEELDGLESTVDLPCFDIGEELDPVFLLEYVKREDFYKKNGEIADGGRKAKRIQTEVFLSFPIALPAQKAEQQKIADCLSSLDELITAETQMLDTIKAHKSGLMQQLFPREGETVPRLRFPEFQDAGEWEEHDLGSKVTKVGSGITPAGGEKNYKKSGRPFVRSQNVGWGHLLLDDVAFIDEETHRSFAGTEISQFDVLLNITGASIGRSAVADSRIVGGNVNQHVCIIRTTVELSPIFLNQFLISQYGQCQIDSFQAGGNRQGLNFAQVRSFSIPLPPEVDEQKKIADLLSSLDDLIAAQSQKIDALISHKKGLMQQLFPVLDEVQP; encoded by the coding sequence ATGAGCAATAAGGATGCGGGCGCGATGAGCGAACAGAAGAACGAGAAAAACGCGTTGGTGCCACGGTTGCGCTTCCCTCAGTTTCGGGAGGCAGGGGAGTGGCAAGAGAAAGAACTTGCAAAGTTTCTGACGGAAAGTCGAATCGAAGGTAGCGCTGGAGATATTGCAAAGAAAATCACTGTAAAACTTTGGGGTAAAGGCGTATTTGCAAAGCAGGAATCAATCAAAGGCAGCGAGAACACTAAATATTACAAGCGTCGAGCCGGGCAGTTCATTTACAGCAAGCTTGATTTCCTCAATCAAGCCTTTGGCATCGTGCCGGAGGAGCTTGACGGCTTAGAATCTACTGTTGATTTGCCCTGTTTTGACATTGGGGAAGAGTTAGACCCTGTATTTCTTCTTGAATATGTGAAGCGCGAGGATTTCTATAAAAAGAATGGAGAAATTGCGGACGGCGGGCGAAAGGCAAAGCGTATTCAGACTGAAGTCTTTCTGTCTTTTCCCATTGCGCTGCCTGCCCAGAAAGCGGAACAACAAAAAATTGCCGACTGCCTGTCTTCTCTCGACGAGCTGATCACGGCGGAAACCCAAATGCTGGACACCATCAAGGCCCACAAGAGTGGCCTGATGCAGCAACTTTTCCCCCGCGAAGGCGAAACTGTCCCTCGCTTGCGCTTTCCTGAGTTCCAGGATGCAGGGGAGTGGGAGGAGCACGATCTCGGCAGCAAGGTCACCAAAGTAGGAAGTGGAATCACCCCTGCTGGGGGCGAAAAAAATTACAAAAAGTCCGGTCGCCCCTTTGTTCGAAGCCAAAACGTTGGATGGGGACATCTACTGCTTGATGATGTTGCATTCATCGACGAAGAAACTCACCGAAGCTTTGCAGGAACCGAGATAAGCCAGTTCGACGTCCTTCTGAATATTACCGGCGCATCTATCGGGCGTAGCGCAGTTGCTGATTCTCGAATCGTTGGCGGCAACGTTAATCAGCATGTCTGCATAATTCGCACAACAGTTGAGCTAAGTCCGATATTTTTAAACCAGTTCCTGATCTCGCAATACGGTCAATGTCAGATTGATAGTTTTCAGGCTGGCGGAAATAGGCAGGGCCTAAATTTTGCGCAGGTTCGGTCTTTCTCCATTCCGCTTCCACCGGAAGTAGATGAACAGAAGAAAATTGCCGACCTCTTGTCTTCTCTCGACGATCTGATCGCTGCTCAAAGCCAGAAGATCGACGCCCTCATCTCCCACAAGAAGGGCCTGATGCAGCAGTTGTTCCCGGTGCTGGACGAGGTGCAGCCATGA
- a CDS encoding type I restriction endonuclease subunit R, whose protein sequence is MTTTENQIERDLISKLEDLKYTYRPDIRDRAALEANFRAKFEALNRVHLTDSEFQRLLDSIITPDVYNAAQTLRNINSFERDDGTPLNYTLVNIRDWCKNDFEVVNQLRINTDYGHHRYDVMLLINGVPVVQIELKTLAVSPRRAMQQIVDYKNDPGNGYGKTLLCLLQLFIVSNRSDTWYFANNNARHFSFNADERFLPVYQFASEDNKKITQLDNFAEKFLAKCTLGQMVSRYMVLVASEQKLLMMRPYQIYAVKAIVDCIHQNCGNGYIWHTTGSGKTLTSFKASTLLKDNPDIDKCLFVVDRKDLDRQTREEFNRFQEGCVEENTNTETLVRRLLSDDYADKVIVTTIQKLGLALDGTNKRNYKERLEPLRNQRMVFIFDECHRSQFGENHKAIKEFFPNAQLFGFTGTPIFEQNASYQQIEGQQASYRTTDDLFQRCLHQYTITHAIEDRNVLRFHVDYFKPEGKNPPKPGEGLAKAKVIETILAKHDAATNGRKFNSVLATASINDAIEYFEAFKTLQAKKQEEDDAFLPLNLACVFSPPAEGNKDVQQIQEDLPQEKEDNQKDPEGKKAALKAIIDDYNARFGTNHRIGEFDLYYQDVQKRIKDQQYPNPDLPHAQKIDITIVVDMLLTGFDSKYLNTLYVDKNLKHHGLIQAFSRTNRVLNDSKPYGNILDFRQQQKPVEDAIALFSGEKIDNPREIWLVDPAPKVIDNLQTATQKLADFMQSQGLANAPEDVANLKGDAARSQFVNLFKEVQRLKTQLDQYTDLSEEQKTQITQIAPPERLQGFKGVYLETAKQLKEQQDTQGDQAPPEVQQLDFEFVLFASAVIDYDYIMGLIARMTQQKPGKLTMNREQLIGLIQSDAKFIDEREDIAEYIRSLPVGEALSEPAIRAGYERFKMDKKNRELNLIATQHGLDASALQTFVDDVLRRCVFDGEALSELMAPLGLGWKARTQKELALVEELTPLLHKLAQGREISGLSAYEQ, encoded by the coding sequence ATGACGACAACTGAAAATCAAATTGAACGAGATTTGATTTCCAAGCTGGAAGATCTCAAGTACACCTACCGCCCCGATATCCGCGATCGAGCCGCTCTCGAAGCCAACTTTCGCGCGAAGTTCGAGGCGCTCAACCGGGTGCACCTGACCGACAGCGAGTTCCAGCGTCTGCTCGACAGCATCATTACGCCCGATGTCTACAACGCCGCCCAAACGCTGCGCAACATCAACAGCTTCGAGCGCGACGACGGCACGCCGCTGAACTACACCCTTGTCAACATCCGGGACTGGTGCAAGAACGACTTCGAGGTCGTCAATCAGCTGCGCATCAACACCGACTACGGCCACCACCGCTACGACGTGATGCTGCTGATCAACGGCGTGCCAGTGGTGCAGATCGAACTGAAGACGCTGGCCGTCAGCCCACGCCGGGCCATGCAGCAAATCGTCGATTACAAGAACGACCCCGGCAACGGCTACGGCAAGACGCTGCTGTGCCTCTTGCAGCTTTTCATCGTCAGCAACCGCAGCGACACTTGGTACTTCGCCAACAACAACGCGCGGCACTTCAGCTTCAACGCCGACGAACGCTTTCTGCCCGTCTACCAGTTCGCCAGCGAAGACAACAAGAAGATCACGCAACTGGACAACTTCGCCGAGAAGTTCCTCGCCAAGTGCACCTTGGGCCAGATGGTCAGCCGCTATATGGTGCTGGTGGCAAGCGAGCAGAAGCTCCTGATGATGCGGCCCTACCAAATCTATGCGGTTAAGGCCATCGTCGACTGCATCCACCAGAACTGCGGCAATGGTTACATCTGGCACACCACCGGCAGCGGCAAGACGCTCACCTCGTTCAAGGCATCCACCCTGCTCAAGGACAACCCGGACATCGATAAATGCCTGTTCGTGGTGGACCGCAAAGATCTGGACCGCCAGACCCGCGAGGAATTCAACCGCTTCCAAGAGGGTTGTGTCGAAGAGAACACCAATACCGAAACGCTGGTGCGGCGCCTGCTGTCCGACGACTACGCGGACAAGGTGATCGTCACCACAATCCAGAAGCTAGGCCTGGCGCTCGACGGCACCAACAAGCGCAACTACAAGGAGCGTCTGGAACCCCTGCGCAACCAACGCATGGTGTTCATCTTTGACGAATGCCACCGCTCGCAATTCGGCGAGAACCACAAGGCCATCAAGGAATTTTTCCCCAACGCCCAGTTGTTCGGCTTCACCGGCACGCCGATCTTTGAGCAGAACGCCAGCTATCAGCAGATCGAAGGTCAGCAGGCCAGTTACCGCACCACCGACGATCTGTTCCAGCGCTGTCTGCACCAGTACACCATCACCCACGCCATTGAAGATCGCAACGTCTTGCGCTTCCATGTGGACTACTTCAAGCCCGAGGGCAAGAACCCGCCCAAGCCCGGCGAAGGCTTGGCCAAGGCCAAGGTCATCGAGACCATCCTCGCCAAACACGATGCCGCCACCAACGGGCGCAAATTCAATTCTGTGCTGGCCACCGCCAGCATCAACGATGCCATTGAGTATTTCGAGGCGTTCAAGACCCTCCAGGCCAAGAAGCAGGAAGAAGACGACGCCTTCCTACCGCTGAACCTTGCTTGCGTGTTCTCCCCGCCCGCCGAGGGCAACAAGGACGTGCAGCAGATTCAGGAAGATCTGCCGCAGGAGAAGGAAGACAACCAAAAGGACCCAGAAGGCAAGAAGGCTGCGCTCAAGGCCATCATTGACGATTACAACGCCCGCTTTGGCACCAACCATCGCATCGGCGAGTTCGACCTCTACTACCAGGACGTGCAAAAGCGCATCAAAGATCAGCAATACCCCAACCCCGATCTGCCGCACGCGCAGAAGATCGACATCACCATCGTGGTGGACATGCTGCTCACCGGCTTCGACTCCAAGTACCTGAACACCCTGTATGTAGACAAGAACCTCAAGCACCACGGCTTGATCCAGGCCTTTTCGCGCACCAACCGCGTGCTGAACGACAGCAAGCCCTATGGCAACATCCTCGACTTCCGCCAACAGCAGAAGCCGGTGGAAGATGCCATTGCGCTCTTCTCCGGTGAGAAAATCGACAACCCGCGCGAAATCTGGTTGGTGGACCCGGCACCCAAGGTCATCGACAACCTACAAACGGCCACGCAGAAGCTGGCCGACTTCATGCAATCGCAGGGCCTGGCCAACGCGCCGGAAGACGTGGCCAATCTCAAGGGCGATGCCGCGCGCAGTCAGTTCGTCAATCTGTTCAAGGAAGTGCAGCGCCTCAAAACCCAGCTGGACCAATACACGGACCTGAGCGAGGAGCAGAAGACGCAGATTACTCAGATCGCGCCACCAGAGCGCTTGCAGGGCTTCAAAGGGGTGTATCTGGAAACGGCCAAGCAGCTCAAGGAGCAGCAGGACACGCAAGGCGACCAAGCCCCGCCTGAGGTGCAGCAGCTCGACTTCGAGTTTGTACTCTTTGCCTCTGCGGTGATCGACTACGACTACATCATGGGGCTGATCGCCCGCATGACGCAGCAAAAGCCCGGCAAGCTGACCATGAACCGCGAGCAGTTGATTGGCCTCATCCAGTCCGACGCCAAGTTCATCGACGAGCGCGAGGACATCGCCGAATACATCCGAAGCCTACCCGTGGGCGAAGCGCTGAGTGAGCCCGCCATCCGTGCCGGTTACGAGCGCTTCAAGATGGATAAGAAAAACCGCGAATTGAACCTAATCGCCACTCAGCACGGACTCGACGCTTCCGCGCTGCAAACCTTTGTCGACGACGTGCTGCGCCGCTGCGTCTTCGACGGCGAGGCGCTGAGCGAGTTGATGGCCCCGCTGGGCCTGGGCTGGAAGGCGCGCACGCAAAAAGAATTAGCGCTGGTAGAAGAGCTGACGCCGCTGCTGCACAAGCTCGCCCAGGGGCGCGAGATCTCGGGGCTGAGTGCGTATGAGCAATAA
- a CDS encoding helix-turn-helix domain-containing protein yields the protein MKAGKRTVYRLAQKGEIPAFKLGGTWRFRRSELDRWIAESINGKKSEAV from the coding sequence CTGAAGGCAGGGAAGCGGACGGTCTATCGCCTTGCCCAGAAGGGGGAGATTCCCGCTTTCAAGCTCGGTGGAACATGGCGCTTTCGCCGTTCCGAGCTGGACCGTTGGATCGCCGAGAGCATAAACGGGAAGAAGTCGGAGGCAGTGTGA
- a CDS encoding DUF1484 family protein, which yields MTSTTPAPQEPTLAQKQAQLAENLAKVDRAQFRRRDKAVPPQPSKAVTLEDHFLEVSDDLLRVSAGFQSVLTLLDLQAGDIPDSIGLHALISPLKRQIDRCADRLQALA from the coding sequence ATGACTAGCACCACCCCGGCTCCCCAAGAGCCCACCCTCGCCCAAAAACAAGCCCAGCTAGCCGAAAACCTGGCCAAAGTCGACCGCGCCCAGTTCCGCCGCCGCGACAAGGCTGTCCCACCGCAACCGAGCAAAGCCGTCACCCTCGAGGACCACTTCCTCGAAGTCAGCGACGATCTTCTGCGCGTCAGCGCAGGCTTCCAGTCCGTCCTGACCTTGCTGGACCTGCAGGCCGGCGACATCCCTGACAGCATCGGTCTGCACGCTTTGATTTCGCCGCTCAAGCGGCAGATCGACCGGTGCGCTGATCGCCTGCAGGCGCTTGCTTGA
- a CDS encoding bifunctional diguanylate cyclase/phosphodiesterase, which yields MPERSTTRYGKALQRLRAVFSPLNLAAAAWLIATWAFAAFQLVSERDRLLHDAAKRTQTQAQAFGAYSKSSILRLSEFLLDLRASWLAGQPGFIEMVRERQNLVVDLSFQVSVIDKHGLLIYSSIAAPTPGQKVDLSEREHFRVHQNAGGRDMLFISDPVKGKVSRKWSIQFTRPILRAGSFDGVIVVSVSPEQFASFAHTFTNRDGEVASVIKTSGQVIARVPALEGTLARAASNRPYLASGSPESGSYRAVSGSEGVERVFGYYRLPEFGLNFVVGESVGLVLAPYEVYRRVALAGAMASTLLLALLYYSLRRSMAERRRHMEEMRLASLVYSSSSEAMVVTSLDGTIIDVNPAFAAATGYTAEEIRGRSGYSVSGAGNAAGLVERLRATVAAKGRWSGEFSIRRKDGSEFPAYLTVDTYLAHAYGERCRVALIHDMTEKRQAEEVIRHQANFDALTDLPNRRLFFDRLEQEIERSRGTQDVLALLFIDLDRFKEVNDTLGHDQGDQLLLEAARRIAASVRASDTVARLAGDEFTVILPAVGDAGVAGDIAQAILERIAAPYHLAGELVVVSASIGVATWPKDADNAEALLVCADQAMFAAKDEGRNRWKVFTQALLQVERERLRITQDLRTALASGQFALHYQPIVDLRTGKVCKAEALIRWDHPVRGPIHPADFIAVAEESGLIIDIGRWVLAQALDQLARWQVLLGKGFQISVNKSPVEFCAPASGPESWSSMIESRNVPVGSLVIEITEGSLMEQNADVMDQLSRFQAAGIEIALDDFGTGYSSLSYLRRLDIDYIKIDQSFIRSLTRGPDDVALCRAIIGMAHALRIRVIAEGVETGSQRDILVAAGCDYGQGHFFCPPVEARAFEAFVSAVT from the coding sequence ATGCCAGAACGCTCGACCACCCGCTATGGCAAGGCGCTGCAGCGCCTGCGCGCGGTCTTTTCCCCATTGAACCTGGCGGCGGCGGCGTGGCTGATAGCAACATGGGCGTTCGCGGCGTTCCAGCTCGTGAGCGAGCGGGACCGCCTGCTGCACGACGCCGCGAAGCGTACCCAAACCCAGGCCCAGGCGTTCGGCGCGTACTCGAAATCCAGCATCCTGCGGCTGTCCGAGTTCCTGCTGGACTTGCGGGCCAGCTGGCTGGCCGGCCAGCCGGGGTTCATCGAGATGGTGCGTGAGCGGCAGAACCTCGTGGTGGACCTGTCGTTCCAGGTGTCGGTGATCGACAAGCATGGCCTGCTCATCTACTCGTCCATCGCCGCGCCCACGCCCGGCCAGAAGGTCGACCTGAGCGAGCGCGAGCATTTCCGGGTCCATCAGAACGCGGGCGGGCGCGACATGCTGTTCATCAGCGACCCGGTGAAGGGCAAGGTCTCGCGCAAATGGTCGATCCAGTTCACGCGCCCCATCCTGCGCGCGGGCAGCTTCGACGGGGTCATCGTGGTCTCGGTCAGTCCGGAGCAGTTCGCCAGCTTTGCGCACACGTTCACTAACCGCGATGGCGAAGTGGCGTCGGTCATCAAGACTTCCGGCCAGGTCATTGCGCGCGTGCCGGCCCTGGAGGGCACGCTGGCCAGGGCGGCCAGCAACAGGCCGTACCTCGCCAGCGGGTCACCCGAGTCTGGTAGTTATCGGGCGGTGTCGGGCTCCGAAGGCGTGGAGCGGGTCTTCGGCTATTACCGATTGCCGGAGTTCGGCCTCAATTTTGTGGTAGGCGAGTCGGTCGGCCTGGTGCTGGCGCCCTACGAGGTCTATCGCCGCGTTGCCCTGGCTGGCGCCATGGCTTCCACGCTGCTGCTTGCCCTGCTGTACTACAGCCTGCGCCGCTCCATGGCGGAGCGACGGCGCCATATGGAGGAAATGCGGCTGGCTTCGCTGGTCTATTCGTCCAGCAGCGAGGCCATGGTGGTGACGTCACTCGATGGCACCATCATCGACGTGAATCCGGCCTTTGCCGCTGCCACCGGCTATACAGCCGAGGAGATCAGGGGCCGCTCGGGCTATAGCGTCAGCGGGGCAGGCAATGCGGCAGGGCTGGTCGAACGCCTGCGGGCCACCGTGGCAGCCAAGGGCAGGTGGAGCGGCGAATTCTCGATCCGCCGCAAGGACGGCAGCGAGTTTCCCGCCTACCTGACCGTGGATACCTACCTGGCCCACGCGTATGGCGAGCGCTGCCGCGTTGCGCTGATCCATGACATGACCGAGAAGCGCCAGGCGGAGGAAGTCATCCGGCACCAGGCGAATTTCGATGCGCTCACGGATCTTCCCAACCGCCGCCTGTTCTTCGACCGGCTGGAGCAGGAGATCGAGCGTTCGCGCGGCACGCAGGATGTGCTGGCGCTGCTGTTCATCGACCTGGATCGCTTCAAGGAGGTGAACGATACTCTCGGCCACGACCAGGGCGACCAGTTGCTGCTGGAGGCGGCGCGGCGCATTGCGGCATCGGTGCGCGCGTCGGATACCGTGGCGCGGCTGGCCGGCGACGAGTTCACCGTGATCCTGCCCGCGGTGGGCGATGCTGGCGTTGCCGGGGACATTGCCCAGGCGATCCTGGAGCGGATTGCCGCGCCTTACCACCTGGCCGGCGAGCTGGTGGTGGTGTCGGCCAGCATCGGCGTGGCCACCTGGCCCAAGGACGCTGACAACGCCGAGGCCCTGCTGGTGTGCGCCGACCAGGCGATGTTTGCCGCCAAGGATGAGGGCCGCAATCGCTGGAAGGTCTTCACCCAGGCGCTGCTGCAGGTGGAGAGGGAGCGCCTGCGCATCACCCAGGACCTGCGCACGGCGTTGGCGTCCGGGCAGTTCGCGCTGCACTACCAGCCCATTGTCGATCTGCGCACGGGCAAGGTCTGCAAGGCCGAGGCCCTGATCCGCTGGGACCATCCGGTGCGCGGGCCGATCCACCCGGCCGATTTCATTGCCGTCGCGGAGGAATCCGGCCTCATCATTGACATCGGCCGCTGGGTGCTGGCGCAAGCGCTGGACCAGCTTGCGCGCTGGCAGGTGCTGCTGGGCAAGGGCTTCCAGATCTCGGTCAACAAATCACCAGTGGAGTTCTGCGCGCCTGCGAGCGGGCCCGAGTCCTGGTCCAGCATGATCGAGAGCAGGAACGTGCCGGTGGGCAGCCTCGTCATCGAGATCACCGAAGGCTCGCTGATGGAGCAGAACGCCGATGTCATGGACCAGCTCTCCCGCTTCCAGGCAGCCGGCATCGAGATCGCGCTCGACGACTTCGGCACCGGCTACTCGTCCTTGTCGTACCTGCGGCGCCTGGACATTGACTACATCAAGATCGACCAGTCTTTCATCCGCTCGCTGACACGGGGGCCGGACGACGTGGCTTTGTGCCGCGCCATCATCGGCATGGCGCATGCGCTGCGCATCCGGGTGATTGCTGAGGGTGTCGAGACGGGGTCGCAGCGTGACATCCTGGTGGCGGCCGGGTGCGATTACGGGCAAGGGCACTTCTTTTGTCCGCCGGTGGAGGCTAGGGCGTTTGAGGCGTTTGTGAGTGCGGTGACTTGA